In Cynocephalus volans isolate mCynVol1 chromosome 13, mCynVol1.pri, whole genome shotgun sequence, a genomic segment contains:
- the TEX15 gene encoding testis-expressed protein 15: MEMKEIAKHKTLWKTSSTSEPLFFTDVDISPLKKFTIPKIRKTAGKVYLSLCCTNTREYRFIHDTLNQCRLDVSCDLQSSWQFGNTKLVHNEDLEKNFTTKRSEMRENGRYGRELEEHFCFLALPDIDVAEIYQNGISTKASSLKILGNPLLGIYLFKHVDVALNYAHHCQNTTVESIVIFKVLFGRVKKIQPSVDKNKVSWDPSPNFDCHMSRSIPSLKDAIELQACGSAVYFYEYNILSNPVDKPRQCLPYAIVTVKFIGQKVDNGHFMTPLRIPSTGFPKRAERICSLNNCTVAKRIGKGKDATVVFEHFRKPIDPFVQENFSHKALNAENNPSNSNISNSYGNVQNGNTPILETYSGQTEHNLAEIRDTSQGHDSSLSFMPNDTKESINDDHLLNLTYLKNILSDLSAFSPTQNNSGSSTVITSKFIKDPRLMRREKAIGKENNTTGLNEILPVEKSLGHVNSEVHLSSMPTTSASTPEVVPDDQAIFTNGLDAPRFTMSFDGSQSQAHNMDSKDYDCTPSNKITLTGQFKDQANFSLPISLSNVVSEVESQKHSEEKAQRGQQRSNIPLVIKQSSETRNSYGSVNACTEEYNSHTSQKLQSSNLKTVYQTGHQMSTVFPLQKKENIDEYIQNIGKMRNFTDPENNSKYEKKQTLWKETDNYFTNEPKVSPIDNYILLHQEYKKGENLDSLGKNSDKTLITQEFEIPESFTSATKDKDELDHLASELQNNLTPSIENLSQKLTQHSLESEDNFHTGFAIVQKLMELKLEKTNQNYVSVMTDAFQEAKDIPQAKERLIDTVISSHDNSNCIITREHVCVHRKNENEPVSSENNQRDCQETPHIEDEGQDDSLFCNSQLNSDMCLNINFKEQGDNDKENQNEAKEENGASSSENNIENIYGDKKQDFYTNKNFTSVDERKSKNYNNVGILRILSSEEFSTTFNLMWGEKYVLTETSLLESKDTAVKQKDTQNTGEHLASTTFPQIAGSSVCLASDAAVQISGTTIPALSMNHEDQQRYPLKETCCSESPDFDSLAKHRVSDCKINMDKNKLQDPFHLSINEKSVLQNFELENEIEVGSEQCDDAFQLPQDAHGQGNVLCEVSGASYEALKSRIDWEGLFGSNYEETGVLESPKRRENSDQHHCKESSLYSSTQKNKTEFLNPVLLPDLQVTITNIFQPGFSPTADSLELKDNFGKCVTEAPEPEINKEEGNAPGFEIYSQPSGENSGYPCEDKFDKNRQESGLVSKSEHSHSFDLNHNIHVNHMSEKENSELFTKPSNVTINDESRCFSTKSKTNCNDTRSKKDMESRISKRKLCTLFEDQNISDKDLRQYEICEKKKRLTRQDSFACFASLSQGRIKTFSRSEKHIRNVLDILNNEAYLCKSKRISRKLDRAVLHLKKAHRRVHTSLQLVAKVGEKRKGPLPKSYAIICNNFWESCDLQSYSSVSERKYCTRHVLSKRKKHDNQGEKRALRFDFGKSLTLVAKHKSSKANGERITKCLSKKSVASSVSRSHTTIQAREFCDQEQCPKSQLPLSSTSQSTSQSMFNSSMENPRSSELQPFSRKTGCLFSSDHPGEKLTVKENQIDMKFLSNISKYEKLENHLACNNVKDATKENNSEAHEVTNQSNSVSLSCIKKNNVSYSTDRNYDATCIAHPKVKTGIFISVLESNVRHFLNVDVCKRDNRILPGYKRNLEVNFPIKKWTAFTEVSKPSIITRNILTGSLNLTLISGKTYSIPQLLSATPVTDNERESSKVYLDKQRNSALGCFATSTAVSHLQRCSGKELLKTEQCSSSNCFHVDGNETNVNENSELDLTSVPEESKILGKNITKKLSLDDTSLLLKDNIKRSSRKCIAKKDIQDRKMWKVKQAEKTKDSVHKKSSTEGSTIKTEYKNQKNKILEEESSHLNEKTIKSNLIDSHLSIKNTTTEAVYLNHTVSNQFNKREEREVKVSDDSQSNSTLHSEVACISKPVTLGINCMPILHAASETSKVTPLQKKPTSHMNELKEEHCSANHMALIAKLSQILQKADEASSLQILQEETKLCQNILPLFVEAFERKQECSFEQILVSRELLVEQNLWNNCKHKLKPCAVDTLVELQMMMETIQFIENKKSLLGGEPTFRSLLWYDETLYSELLGRPHGYQQQSSFYPAFQGRLKYNAFCELQNYHDQLIELLEETKRENNSYYAFLKYKRQINECEAIMKHYSDCFDFSLSVPFTCGVNFGDSLGDLETLRKSTLKLISVYGESPKVHSYPGKQDHLWVIIEIISSKVNFIKSNEAVSIKISLYGLEHIFFDAAKNLVWKERRQSFSREYSWKKNNEVLLKMNQYAFSKLQKIYDTLAKDLNGEPISSIGLVEGAMIASRKSDDLINKATISIENSSKFSSTLFSHPDICFISEILDQAELADIKKLQELTLRCTDHLEILKKCFQVLQEGNIDNIFITEENALDMMKNHKQGATMLKPAAIETYIEIVMVSETVHFLKNLMAKKLDKQRFRGMLWFDLSLLPELIHCQEKMAAFSFLKDNSTDCTWKVIETTISELKKDLDIIYKYNEAVNCSYALHLLSRELEELSEIKKLLKKSKYYFSTYIDFVPYIASINYGSTVTELEHNYYQFSTLLKNVMAAPCTDLGKVAHIVKVMKTIEHMKIICAKNSKLTISFILCQMQCNRRKTLQLKGKEKMNIHVIKPGENVNKSVTSVKVPSISESVIKKISNSSKKRPITVKKCENYQEQEKNTISTCKKPKVKMNKITKINREKRTFKHQRTTGSHPKSENEIGSNCSSDNLKRNHASPKKIEMQRSLPGSLLPLKNLKDTSISKSESKIVITNILSDTSEHFTGHQGNLTSMKKRNVNSSAAGKKCDKKDCTSFVICDRKSVDDTFSKDHEAPSHKFPKNSPDPVQKSCLSNIKPGTDASLELNASVCSKPIFCLVKNVHTNLEMNDTVLELQDNKTLNSSIKNSTFINSPEPIVIHNKIPVLQINKTQPEKTESEEKHMKDTLDSSTISFGASGSTTPIVNQTAQYSFSEQQDHENSKFLTLNAATYWNDSAQSAWTPIYNSSVHSFGTSYPYYAWYIYHYSNSSGNAITQTCQGMTSHEVQPPPGMLTTIASTVQDTHFSLPHTQYFGYSCGQPQANDFVPLNGYYQSQIPISYNFQQPVFSHYASAQSLPQAAYYYLPNPGVLPEVLWIYAPWQQEAFQPGH, encoded by the exons gttcTCTTTGGAAGAGTTAAGAAAATTCAACCTTCTGTGGATAAAAACAAAGTTTCTTGGGATCCTTCTCCTAACTTTGATTGCCACATGTCAAGAAGTATACCTTCTCTGAAAGATGCCATTGAGCTGCAAGCCTGTGGTTCCGCG GTATACTTCTATGAATACAACATCCTTTCAAATCCAGTAGATAAACCTAGGCAGTGTCTTCCATATGCAATAGTAACAGTAAAATTTATTGGTCAAAAGGTGGATAATGGGCATTTTATGACACCTTTGAGAATCCCCTCAACAGGATTTCCTAAGAGGGCTG AAAGAATATGTTCACTGAATAACTGTACAGTGGCCAAAAgaattggaaaaggaaaagatgctACTGTCGTCTTTGAGCATTTCAGGAAACCTATAGATCCATTTGTTCAGGAAAATTTTTCACACAAGGCATTAAATGCAGAGAATAATCCTTCCAACTCAAATATTTCTAATTCCTATGGAAATGTGCAAAATGGAAACACTCCTATACTTGAAACATACAGTGGACAGACAGAGCACAATTTAGCAGAAATTAGAGACACTTCTCAAGGACATGATTCAAGTCTTTCATTTATGCCCAATGATACCAAAGAAAGCATTAATGATGACCATTTGTTAAACTTGacatatcttaaaaatattttaagtgatctTTCTGCTTTTTCCCCCACTCAGAACAATAGTGGCTCAAGCACAGTTATTACTTCAAAATTTATCAAAGACCCAAGActgatgaggagagaaaaagccATAGGAAAGGAGAATAATACCACAGGTTTAAATGAGATTTTGCCAGTTGAGAAAAGCTTAGGTCATGTTAATTCAGAAGTACACCTGTCATCCATGCCAACTACTTCTGCCTCGACACCTGAAGTGGTTCCTGATGATCAGGCTATTTTTACTAATGGTTTGGATGCCCCTCGCTTCACAATGTCTTTTGATGGTTCACAATCTCAGGCCCACAACATGGACTCTAAGGACTACGATTGTACACCTTCCAATAAAATCACCTTAACAGGACAATTTAAGGACCAAGCCAATTTTTCCTTGCCAATTTCTTTGTCAAATGTAGTTTCTGAAGTTGAGAGCCAAAAACACAGTGAGGAAAAAGCCCAGAGAGGCCAACAGAGAAGCAACATCCCACTTGTAATTAAACAAAGCAGTGAGACACGTAACTCTTATGGATCAGTGAATGCTTGTACAGAAGAGTACAATAGTCACACCTCTCAGAAATTACAGTCTTCTAATTTAAAAACTGTGTATCAAACTGGTCACCAAATGTCTACAGTTTTTCCactccaaaagaaagaaaacatagatgaGTACATTCAAAATATTGGAAAGATGAGAAACTTCACTGACCCAGAAAACAATTCCAAATATGAAAAGAAGCAAACTTTATGGAAAGAAACTGATAATTATTTTACTAATGAACCAAAAGTCAGTCCAAtagataattatattttgttgCACCAAGAATACAAAAAGGGTGAGAATCTTGACTCTTTGGGGAAAAACTCTGATAAAACATTAATTACTCAAGAGTTTGAAATACCAGAATCTTTCACATCTGCCACAAAAGATAAGGATGAATTAGATCATCTAGCATCGGAATTACAAAATAATCTTACTCCAAGTATAGAGAACCTTTCACAAAAGCTTACTCAACACTCTTTGGAGTCTGAAGATAACTTTCATACAGGTTTTGCCATTGTTCAAAAGCTAATGGAACtgaaattggaaaaaacaaatcagaattATGTTAGCGTTATGACTGATGCTTTCCAGGAAGCAAAAGACATTCCCCAGGCCAAAGAACGGCTCATTGATACAGTGATTTCATCTCATGACAATTCAAATTGCATCATAACTAGAGAACATGTATGTGTccataggaaaaatgaaaatgagccaGTGTCATCAGAGAACAATCAACGAGACTGTCAAGAAACTCCTCATATTGAAGATGAAGGTCAAGATGACAGTCTGTTCTGTAATTCACAGTTGAATAGTGACATGTGCCTGAATATTAATTTCAAAGAACAAGGAgataatgataaagaaaaccaaaatgaggCTAAAGAGGAAAACGGTGCTTCGTCTTCAGAAAACaacatagaaaatatatatgGAGACAAGAAGCAGGATttttatacaaacaaaaatttcaccaGTGTAGAtgaaagaaagagtaaaaattaCAACAATGTAGGAATTCTGA GAATTCTGAGTTCTGAAGAATTTTCTACTACATTTAACTTGATGTGgggagaaaaatatgtattaacaGAAACTTCATTATTAGAGAGTAAAGATACTGCTGTAAAACAAAAAGATACTCAAAATACTGGAGAGCATTTGGCTTCTACAACATTTCCCCAAATTGCAGGTTCTTCAGTGTGTTTAGCTTCAGATGCTGCAGTACAGATAAGTGGTACCACTATACCTGCATTAAGCATGAATCATGAAGATCAGCAAAGATACCCCTTAAAAGAAACCTGTTGTTCTGAGAGTCCAGATTTTGATTCATTAGCAAAACATAGGGTTTCTGATTGTAAAATtaatatggataaaaataaattacaagacCCATTTCATCTATCAATAAATGAGAAATCCGTTCTTCAGAATTTTGAATTGgaaaatgagattgaagtagGATCAGAACAATGTGATGATGCTTTTCAATTACCACAAGATGCACATGGCCAAGGGAATGTACTTTGTGAGGTATCTGGGGCCTCATATGAAGCTCTAAAGTCTCGTATAGATTGGGAAGGTCTGTTCGGAAGCAATTATGAAGAGACGGGAGTTTTGGAAAGCCCCAAAAGAAGGGAGAATAGTGATCAGCATCACTGCAAGGAAAGTAGTTTATATTcatcaacacaaaaaaacaaaacagagttcCTCAACCCAGTTTTACTTCCAGATCTACAAGTTACAATTACTAATATATTTCAGCCAGGATTCAGCCCCACTGCTGACTCCCTTgagttgaaagataattttgGCAAATGTGTAACTGAAGCCCCAGAAccagaaataaataaggaagagggaaatgctccaggatttgaAATTTATTCCCAGCCTTCTGGTGAAAACTCAGGCTATCCATGTGAAGATAAGTTTGATAAAAACAGGCAAGAATCAGGACTAGTGAGTAAATCTGAACACTCCCATTCCTTTGACTTGAATCATAATATACATGTGAATcatatgtctgaaaaagaaaacagtgagtTGTTTACTAAACCTTCTAATGTCACAATAAATGACGAAAGCAGATGTTTCTCTACAAAATCAAAGACTAACTGTAATGATACTAGAAGTAAAAAGGATATGGAATCAAGAATTAGCAAAAGAAAGCTATGTACATTGTTTGAAGATCAAAACATATCAGATAAAGATTTAAGACAGTATGAAATATGTGAGAAGAAGAAGAGGCTGACCAGGCAAGACTCATTTGCGTGTTTTGCTTCATTATCCCAAGGACGGATTAAAACATTCTCACGGTCAGAAAAGCACATTAGGAATGTCCTGGATATTCTAAATAATGAAGCATATTTATGCAAAAGCAAACGTATTTCCAGAAAACTTGACAGAGCTGTTCTTCACTTAAAAAAGGCTCATAGAAGAGTTCACACCTCTTTGCAGCTTGTAGCtaaagtgggagaaaaaagaaagggccCATTACCAAAATCATATGCAATAATATGCAATAATTTCTGGGAAAGTTGTGACCTTCAAAGTTATAGTTCTGtgtctgaaagaaaatattgcacTAGGCATgttttatcaaaaagaaaaaaacatgacaaTCAGGGAGAGAAAAGAGCTTTAAGATTTGATTTTGGTAAGTCATTAACCCTTGTAGCAAAGCACAAATCTTCTAAAGCAAATGGAGAGAGAATCACAAAGTGCCTTTCCAAGAAGAGCGTAGCCAGCAGTGTCTCCAGAAGTCACACCACTATTCAAGCGAGAGAATTTTGTGATCAAGAACAATGTCCCAAATCACAGTTGCCCTTATCCTCCACATCCCAAAGTACAAGTCAGTCAATGTTTAATAGCAGTATGGAAAATCCAAGATCATCAGAACTTCAGCCCTTTTCCAGAAAAACTGGTTGTCTGTTTTCCTCAGACCACCCAGGTGAGAAACTAActgtaaaagaaaaccaaattgatATGAAGTTTTTATCTAACATTAGTAAATATGAAAAGCTTGAGAACCATTTGGCATGTAATAATGTTAAggatgcaacaaaagaaaacaattctgaGGCTCATGAAGTAACAAATCAAAGTAATTCAGTATCTTTAAgttgtataaaaaaaaataatgtaagttaTAGCACAGACAGAAACTATGATGCAACTTGTATAGCTCACCCAAAGGTGAAAACTGgcatatttatttcagtcttagAATCAAATGTGAGgcactttttaaatgttgatgtCTGTAAACGAGATAACCGTATTTTACCTGGTTACAAAAGAAACCTGGAAGTAAATTTTCCTATAAAAAAGTGGACAGCTTTTACTGAGGTCTCCAAACCAAGCATTATTACAAGAAACATCCTTACTGGCTCATTAAACCTAACTTTGATATCAGGCAAAACGTACAGTATTCCTCAATTGTTATCAGCCACTCCAGTGACAGATAATGAGAGAGAATCTTCGAAAGTTTATTTGGATAAACAGAGAAATTCTGCTTTAGGTTGTTTTGCAACATCTACTGCTGTATCACATCTGCAGAGATGTAGTGGAAAGGAGTTACTAAAGACAGAACAATGCTCTTCAAGTAATTGCTTCCATGTAGATGGGAATGAAACAAATGTTAATGAGAATTCTGAGTTGGATCTGACATCAGTACctgaagaaagtaaaatattggggaaaaataTAACGAAGAAACTATCTCTCGATGATACTTCTCTGCTCttaaaagacaatataaagcGTTCTTCAAGAAAATGCATTGCAAAGAAAGACATTCAGGACAGAAAAATGTGGAAAgttaaacaagcagaaaaaacaaaagattcaGTTCACAAAAAAAGCTCGACTGAAGGATCAACTATTAAGACTGAgtacaaaaatcaaaagaataagatCTTAGAAGAAGAATCCTCCcacttaaatgagaaaacaattaaaagtaaTTTGATTGATTCTCATCTAAGCATTAAGAATACTACTACTGAGGCAGTCTATTTGAATCACACAGTTTCTAATCAGTTTAAcaaaagagaggagagggaagttAAAGTCAGTGATGACTCTCAGTCTAACTCGACATTACATTCAGAAGTAGCCTGTATTTCCAAACCAGTCACCCTAGGAATTAATTGTATGCCTATTTTACATGCTGCCTCTGAAACCTCTAAAGTTACTCCTCTTCAGAAGAAACCTACATCACAtatgaatgaattaaaagaagAACATTGCTCAGCTAATCATATGGCTCTTATAGCTAAGCTATCTCAAATTTTGCAGAAGGCAGATGAAGCCTCTTCTTTGCAGATTCTACAGGAAGAAACTAAACTTTGTCAAAATATTCTCCCTTTATTTGTTGAAgcttttgaaagaaaacaagaatgttCATTTGAACAAATCCTGGTTTCAAGAGAACTGTTGGTAGAACAAAACTTGTGGAATAATtgcaaacacaaattaaaaccgtGTGCTGTGGACACTTTAGTAGAACTTCAAATGATGATGGAGACTATTCAAttcattgaaaacaaaaaaagtctctTAGGAGGTGAACCAACATTCCGAAGCTTGCTTTGGTATGATGAGACATTGTACAGTGAGCTGCTTGGCAGACCACATGGATATCAACAGCAGTCCAGTTTCTATCCTGCTTTTCAAGGAAGGTTAAAATATAATGCATTCTGTGAGTTGCAGAATTATCATGATCAATTAATTGAATTGCTTGaagaaacaaaaagggaaaataattcaTACTATGCATTCTTAAAATACAAACGACAAATTAATGAATGTGAAGCCATAATGAAACATTATTCCGATTGCTTtgacttctctctttctgttccattTACCTGTGGAGTTAACTTTGGAGATAGTTTAGGAGACCTAGAAACCTTAAGAAAAAGTACTTTAAAGCTTATTAGTGTATATGGGGAGTCTCCTAAAGTTCATTCATATCCAGGAAAACAAGACCATCTGTGGGTTATCATAGAAATTATCTCCTCAAAAGTTAATTTTATCAAGAGCAACGAGGCAGTGAGtattaaaatatctctttatgGTTTGGAACATATCTTTTTTGATGCTGCAAAAAATCTTGTttggaaagagagaagacaatCTTTCAGCAGAGAGTACTCATGGAAGAAGAACAATGAAGTGctactcaaaatgaatcaatatGCTTTTTCTAAGTTGCAGAAGATATATGATACTCTGGCTAAAGATTTAAATGGTGAACCAATTTCCAGTATTGGGCTTGTGGAGGGTGCTATGATTGCTTCCAGAAAGTCAGATGATCTAATAAACAAAGCAACAATTAGCATTGAAAACAGTAGTAAGTTTAGCAGTACTTTGTTTTCACACccagatatttgttttattagcGAAATATTAGATCAAGCTGAACTTGCAGACATTAAGAAATTACAGGAACTCACTTTGAGATGTACAGATcacttagaaattttaaaaaaatgctttcaggTGCTGCAAGAAGGTAAcatagataatatttttataacagaagaaaatgctTTGGATATGATGAAAAACCACAAGCAAGGGGCTACAATGTTAAAACCTGCAGCAATTGAAACATACATTGAAATTGTCATGGTTTCAGAAACAGttcactttcttaaaaatttaatggCAAAGAAACTAGACAAACAGAGATTTCGAGGTATGCTTTGGTTTGATTTGTCACTTCTTCCTGAGCTAATTCACTGCCAAGAAAAAATGgctgctttttcatttcttaaagatAACTCAACAGATTGCACTTGGAAAGTGATAGAGACTACTATTTCTGAACTTAAGAAAGATCTGGATATTATCTACAAATATAATGAAGCTGTTAATTGCTCATATGCTCTTCATTTGCTCTCAAGAGAACTTGAagaactttcagaaataaaaaaacttctAAAGAAGTCTAAGTATTACTTTTCCACTTATATTGACTTTGTGCCATATATAGCATCCATAAATTATGGAAGCACTGTGACAGAGTTAGAACACAACTATTATCAGTTTTCTACACTGCTCAAAAATGTAATGGCTGCCCCTTGCACAGATTTGGGAAAAGTGGCCCATATTGTGAAAGTCATGAAAACAATTGAACATATGAAGATTATATGTgctaaaaattctaaattaaccATTTCCTTTATCCTGTGTCAAATGCAATGTAACAGAAGGAAGACTTTACAactgaagggaaaggaaaagatgaatattcatgttataaaacctggagaaaatgtcAATAAATCCGTTACTTCTGTGAAGGTCCCTTCAATTTCAGAGAGCGtaatcaaaaaaatttcaaattcctcTAAAAAACGACCTATCACTGTAAAGAAATGTGAAAACTATcaggaacaagagaaaaatacTATTTCCACTTGTAAAAAGCCAAAG GTTAAAATGAACAAGAtcacaaaaatcaacagagaaaagagaacattcAAGCACCAAAG GACTACAGGATCTCATCccaaaagtgaaaatgaaatagGATCAAATTGCTCATCTGACAATCTGAAAAGAAACCATGCATCTCCAAAAAAGATTGAAATGCAAAGATCGCTACCTGGCTCACTTTTACCTTTAAAGAACCTGAAAGACACTTCCATATCAAAGTCAGAAAGCAAAATAGTTATAACTAATATTTTGTCTGATACTTCAGAACACTTCACTGGACATCAGGGAAACTTAACtagcatgaagaaaagaaatgtgaattcTAGTGCTGCTGGAAAAAAATGTGATAAGAAGGACTGTACTTCTTTTGTGATTTGTGACCGGAAAAGTGTAGATGACACCTTTTCCAAAGACCACGAAGCACCTTCACATAAATTTCCTAAAAATTCCCCAGATCCTGTACAGAAATCTTGTCTTTCAAACATAAAACCAGGAACCGATGCTTCTCTTGAGCTTAATGCCTCAGTGTGTTCAAAGCCTATTTTCTGTTTGGTGAAGAATGTCCATACCAATCTAGAAATGAATGACACGGTCCTTGAACTTCAAGATAACAAAACATTGAATTCATCTATTAAAAATTCCACATTCATCAATTCTCCAGAACCCATAGTTATCCATAATAAAATTCCTGTTCTGCAAATAAATAAGACACAGCCTGAAAAAACTGAGTCTGAGGAAAAACATATGAAGGATACATTGGATTCCAGTACTATATCTTTTGGAGCATCTGGGAGCACAACACCTATTGTGAATCAAACAGCACAGTACTCTTTTTCTGAACAACAGGATCATGAAAATTCCAAATTTCTAACTCTGAATGCTGCCACATATTGGAATGACAGTGCACAGTCTGCATGGACCCCAATATATAATTCTTCTGTGCATTCATTTGGAACTTCATATCCATACTATGCTtggtatatttatcattacagcAACAGCAGTGGCAATGCCATAACCCAGACATGCCAAGGGATGACATCGCATGAAGTACAGCCACCTCCTGGGATGCTGACTACAATTGCAAGTACTGTCCAAGACACACATTTCAGTCTTCCACACACTCAATATTTTGGTTACTCTTGTGGGCAGCCACAAGCAAATGACTTTGTGCCACTGAATGGGTATTATCAGTCTCAGATCcctatttcttataattttcagCAGCCAGTTTTTTCACATTATGCATCTGCTCAATCATTACCACAAGCTGCATACTATTACCTTCCTAATCCAGGTGTGTTGCCAGAAGTTCTTTGGATATATG ctccATGGCAACAAGAAGCCTTTCAGCCAGGGCATTGA